From Etheostoma cragini isolate CJK2018 chromosome 14, CSU_Ecrag_1.0, whole genome shotgun sequence, the proteins below share one genomic window:
- the npvf gene encoding pro-FMRFamide-related neuropeptide VF: protein MAPAVNILCPVFLSALLMLVGLGGAAASDLHVYGKSIHSDKTFLSVNDGRRTLNQQPHHQTNSEIRRSLDLKSLNAHVTPTTSKISLSNFIKLHQLPAKPGRLHANMPMRFGREIIPDNDKDPDLTPIMPQRFGRSWEVIRMCAECPDGRAALNPVWPQRFGSSGPYWSLLRTLANAPLVNNGNHWPDIFDSQASSEEVETQEKTFKG, encoded by the exons ATGGCTCCCGCTGTCAACATTTTGTGCCCTGTGTTTCTGTCAGCACTCTTGATGCTGGTAGGTCTTGGAGGGGCAGCAGCATCTGACTTGCATGTCTATGGGAAATCAATCCACAGTGATAAAACTTTTCTGAGCGTCAATGATGGAAGACGCACTCTGAACCAACAACCACATCATCAG acaAATAGTGAAATCCGCAGAAGTTTGGATCTCAAGAGCCTCAATGCACATGTGACCCCCACCACCAGCAAAATCAGCCTCTCAAATTTCATCAAGCTCCACCAGCTCCCTGCCAAACCCGGCCGCCTACACGCCAACATGCCCATGCGCTTCGGAAGAGAGATTATTCCTGATAATGACAAGGATCCAGATTTGACCCCCATCATGCCCCAGAGGTTTGGGCGGTCCTGGGAGGTGATCCGAATGTGTGCGGAGTGCCCTGATGGCCGAGCAGCACTGAACCCAGTGTGGCCTCAGAGATTTGGGAGCAGCGGCCCATACTGGAGCCTTCTTAGGACTCTGGCCAATGCACCATTAGTAAACAATGGCAACCACTG GCCTGACATTTTTGACTCACAAGCCAGCTCAGAAGAGGTGGAGACACAGGAAAAGACTTTTAAAGGATGA